The Infirmifilum lucidum DNA segment CCCTGCTCTTCGGCCTAGCCACGGACAAGTCCCTCAACCCCTCTTTCTTTATCCTGCTGAGGATCTCCCTGGCGTATCCCTCAGGGAAGACTATGCCGCCTTCCTCGATCAGCCTGGTGACCTCTTCCTGCAAGGCCGAGAGCTTGAGGAAGTACGTCTCCTCCTCCACTAGCTCCAGGGGCTTGTTGTGTATCGGGCAGAGCTTCTGCCCGCCCTGCTCGACGTATTCGCCCTCGCTGTAGAACTTCTCGCAGCTGACGCAGTACCACCCGCTGTACTTGCCCTTGTATATATAGCCCCTACTGTAGAGCTCCTCGAAGACCTTCTTGACCAGCTCCTCGTGGTCGGGATCCGTAGTCCTTATGAACCTGCTGTAGTTTATCTCGAGCAGGCTCCAGTACTTCTTGAACACGGGCACCATGCTGTCGACGAACTCCTTGGGCGTCTTACCAGCCTTCTCGGCAGTCCTCTGGAGCTTCAAGCCGTGCTCGTCTGTACCCGTCAGGAAGAACACGTCGTGCCCGTTGAGCCTGTACCACCTGGCCAGCACGTCAGCCAGCACCGTAGTGTAGGCGTGGCCGATGTGGGGTATGTCGTTTGGGTAGTATATCGGCGTCGTCACGTAAAACGCTTTCCCGGGCACTAGACCACCTAGGCCTTAAGGTGGCACAGGTAATAAAAATACTGTGCCGGAATAATCCAGAGTAATTTGCGGCTACTTGGCCGTGGGGTCTACGACCCTGCCGATGAAGAGTATGAGCCCTGTCTCCCTGTCCCTGATGAGGAAGAGGAAGGGGTGGTCCGCCACGAACGTCTTCTCGGGGACTACTGCCGTGAGAGTCACGACTACGGCTGTAGCCCCGGCGGCCTCTGTCCCCTCCTCGTCGACCTTCACGTAGGCCTGGTGGACGACCAGCGAGACGTAGAGGTCGCGCCTCCCGTCTATGCCCGAGAGGTCGGCGTCGGGGGTGAAGACTTTTCTGAGGTCTAGGCCCTGCAGGTGCTCGTTCAGGAAGTACTTCTCCTCTAGCTCGAAGCGCGGGATGCAGATCCTGTCCAGCTCCTCGGGCTTCAGCGCGGCTATGTAGCCCTTGAGCTTCTCCAGGCTCAGACCCGCCTCGAGGCCTCTAAGGCTACCCTTGGGCAGCACGATCACCATGCTTATCCCACTCCCAGAGTAGGGAAGCTCTAGAACCTTGGCCTCGCCGAGGTCGGCGTACATGAACTTCTTGCCGGAGGGCTCCATGCACATCATGGGAACCCTGACAGTCCTCCCCTCGGAGACCACAAAGTCGGACTCAAAAGTCATCCTCTTGTCGAAAGCGTAGAGCCACGAGCCCTTGAAGTACACAGCATTCGTGACCACGAGCCTGGTGAGGGGGTCTATGGAGCCTCTCGGCATGAGGTTCTTGATCTTCCCGCGGGTCTGCTCCTCTATGAACCTGTTTATCGTGAGCCTAGAGCCCTCGGGGTCGCCTACGAAGTCGAGGTTCGAGGCTCTAGCCCCATAATACTCGGCGACAGCACTGCTGTACTCCGGCAGTAACTCGAAGCCCCTCTGAACCCATATGGCGTTCCCGACGGCCAGCTCTACTCCTCCGATACTGTTCAGGTAGTTGTATACGCGCGCGTAGTTAGGCCTGAGCGCCCCGATGCTCGGGTAGCCGAGAGCGCTCCTGAACTCCTCGGCTGTAGCGCCCCGCGCCCCCTCGTACACGATCGCCAGAGCAGAGTACACGCTGAATGGCGAGGCGAAGACGTTCCCGTCCCCGCTGCCGGCCAGCTGCTTGTACAGCTTCAGCGCCAGGAGGTTGTTCGACTTTACGACCTCCTCTACCCCGCTCGCGGTGTAGTTTATCTCGTTGGCCAAAGGCGGTCTACTGGGACTATACGGGTAGAGGTATAAAGACGCTACGGCCACTATTGCTGCAATAAGAACTGCCCCAGCGACGGCTAGGGCAATACTCTCCAACTTCATGCCGGTCGTCTACTCAAGCCTGTACTGGAAGAAATACCCGACGCAGCGTGGATACGTACCAGCGCTACTTCTTCATGAAGCCGAGAACCAGGTACTTCTGGACGTAGCCAGTGAAGAGGAGCATTG contains these protein-coding regions:
- a CDS encoding serpin family protein, which encodes MKLESIALAVAGAVLIAAIVAVASLYLYPYSPSRPPLANEINYTASGVEEVVKSNNLLALKLYKQLAGSGDGNVFASPFSVYSALAIVYEGARGATAEEFRSALGYPSIGALRPNYARVYNYLNSIGGVELAVGNAIWVQRGFELLPEYSSAVAEYYGARASNLDFVGDPEGSRLTINRFIEEQTRGKIKNLMPRGSIDPLTRLVVTNAVYFKGSWLYAFDKRMTFESDFVVSEGRTVRVPMMCMEPSGKKFMYADLGEAKVLELPYSGSGISMVIVLPKGSLRGLEAGLSLEKLKGYIAALKPEELDRICIPRFELEEKYFLNEHLQGLDLRKVFTPDADLSGIDGRRDLYVSLVVHQAYVKVDEEGTEAAGATAVVVTLTAVVPEKTFVADHPFLFLIRDRETGLILFIGRVVDPTAK